In Sphingomicrobium sediminis, the genomic window GATGAAGAGGTCGAGGCTTGGAACTATGACCGCTTGCGCGAAGCCATTGAAAATCTTGCCTGTTCAGGTCGCTTTAATCTTCAGGAGAGTTTCCTCAAAGCCTTGTTCGACCGGGTCGCATCCATGGCGGGAGTGGAGGCCCTCCGCGTTCGGTCGGTCAAACCCGACATTTACCCGAAAGCCCAGGGGGTTGGCGTGGAACTGGCAAGTTTCACCGGCGTTCATCCATAATGGCGTCGAAACGCCCCACTTTGGCGACAAAGTGAATGTCGGGACGGTCCGAAGTACGACATTAGCGTAACAATTGCCCTTGCGGCCCCATAAGCGGGGCGATAGACAAGCGCGCTGTTGCCCGATGATATGTTGATACACGGACAACACCGAATCATACGGATCGGGGAATTTCTTCCGGTCCAGTGCCATGGACCCCCTGTGGCAAATCGAGGAGACGAGCGACTTCATGGCTTACGCATCCAAGCGAGAAATGAGCTCGAACAAGACGGGGCCGCTCATCGTAGTGGCGCTCCTGCATATTGTTCTGGGCTATGCGCTGGTTAGCGGTCTGGCAATTCGCGTCGTCGAGAGCGTGCGAGAAGACATCTCCACCTTCGACGTCGAAGAAGAGCCGCCGCCCCCGCCCGAGGAACCGCCGCCCCCGCCGCCGGAACAGCCGCAAACGCAGGTTCCTCCGCCGGTCGTGGCGCCGCCGCCCATCGTGCGTACGAATACGACACCGCCCCCCATTGCTTCGCAGCCCACTGCGCCGCCGCCTTCGGTGACGCCCACGGCTCCGACCGCGCCGCCCGCGCCGCCGGCTCCCCCGCCGCCGCCGCCTCCGCCGCGGATCGAACCTGCTGCGCCGCGTGGTGACGTGCGGACCCTGTTCTCGGATTCCGACTATCCCCGTCGCGCCCTGCGTAACGGTGAAGAAGGAACTGCACGGGCCCGTCTGACCATCGGGACCAACGGCCGTGTCAGTGGCTGCACCATCACGCAGTCGACCGGTTCGAGCCAGCTCGACCGTGCCACCTGTGACGTCCTCGAGCGCCGCGCGCGCTTCCAGGCCGCTACGGACAGCACGGGTGCCACGGTACAGGGCACGTACGATACTCCGCCGATTACGTGGCGAATCCAGGGCCGCTAGGCTCGACAAACAAGAATTCATCAAAGGGAATATCGACCCATGAACACTGAACTCCTGCTCTCGGCTGCTGCCGAAAACCCGTACGGCTTCTGGGCCGCCATGGAAGAAGGCGGTCCGATCGCCTGGA contains:
- a CDS encoding dihydroneopterin aldolase, translated to MTEPIEGLVAHRPKTVRLFLDSLEVQIDIGFHDYEIGKPQRLLVSVEVWIDPARMPARDEEVEAWNYDRLREAIENLACSGRFNLQESFLKALFDRVASMAGVEALRVRSVKPDIYPKAQGVGVELASFTGVHP
- a CDS encoding energy transducer TonB, translating into MAYASKREMSSNKTGPLIVVALLHIVLGYALVSGLAIRVVESVREDISTFDVEEEPPPPPEEPPPPPPEQPQTQVPPPVVAPPPIVRTNTTPPPIASQPTAPPPSVTPTAPTAPPAPPAPPPPPPPPRIEPAAPRGDVRTLFSDSDYPRRALRNGEEGTARARLTIGTNGRVSGCTITQSTGSSQLDRATCDVLERRARFQAATDSTGATVQGTYDTPPITWRIQGR